In Paroedura picta isolate Pp20150507F chromosome 15, Ppicta_v3.0, whole genome shotgun sequence, the genomic window TATTCAACCATTTCCAGACCTTGCAAAAGTTATTAGTTAAAATTTCAGCAGCCAGAAAGGCACCTGGTCGGGGAATGAAAACTTGCCCCCAGAATCCTGTCAGTTACCAGGGTCAGAGATCATATACTTTTCCGGAAACTGTACAGCCTGATTATTAGAAAGAGAACCATTCTAAAATAGCAGCAGTTTTTAAGTGCAACGCCTAAGTATTTTGGCATTTTATTGACATGCCGTTATTGTCATTACCATCCAAATCAGCACATCATTactgtttctttccctctctgaGCTGTACAGTGATTGATGCAgtcctcttcttttttctttagagcaggggtaagtcaaactgcggccctatgtccatggactacaattctcatgggaattgtactccatggacatctggagggccgcagtttgactacccctgctttagagaaaccACTGGCAAGAatgcaggggcagggggggggaagatgggaCCCACAAATAAACCCATTGAGTTCAAAGCAAATGAGTTCCTGCTAGTTTGGCTGCTCTGGCAAGCCAGCCTGCCCGCCCCAAGTCATGTGTGCTCCTTACCATTTGCAAAACGGCACTGCTTCAAGACTTCGCTGAAGCCTTCACACAGTTTGAGATCAGACTGGTTCTGGGCGCACTCCAGGAACTGCTTCATTTCGTACTGGCAAGGGGTGTATTGAGACTGCTGTGCCGCCGGCTGGGCGGTCTGCGGCTCCTGAAGAAGAGAAACAAGACAGCGGGAGAGGTGTTGAAGGCGCTTGTTGGAAGTTGTAGTATTTTTATCCTAAAGGTGGCAGGGGGGAGATTTCCCCGTCCCTGTGGCTTTGCTGAGTTAACGTCCTGTCAGCTAGGTTTCCTTGCTAAGCAACAGGAGCAAATTCAGTTTTACTGTACATAGCAAGACGTTCAACATTTCTTTTACAAAAAACTGTTTTGATGAAAAGGTACCGAGGTCAGCTGGGGCTCAATGGGAAGTTTGTATGTCAAGAAATTATCCTGAGCAAGCCACCCTTCCTGAATcattggggatttgaactctgcACAGTTTGCTTTAACTTTGTGTCTCCTGGAATCTTTGCTGCCTTAGCTGTCCTCCTAAAGCGTTGTGGTTAAAAGCAGACAAAAAAATCTGGGGTGCTAACCTAATCTCAGCATCATTTACTCTCTCGACACAGATTGCGAGATAATGTATTTTGAAATGACTATTACATTTGGCATTGTGCATTATTTTGACTTTCAGACACCCAAATATTCTTGACGTAAAGACCATTACGGTCTTATTCCAAGGCACATTTCCTGCTTCTGCCTtcgacccccccccaaaggaacttTTCTAAGTTACATTCTACCAGCCAAAGGAAAACCTGGATCCCTGGGTAACTCACTCCTTGGACAAGAAACGGCTGCTGGCTTGGCAACTCCCATAATTTCTTtttggtgtgtatgtggggggaaggGGTCAAAGATTACTGGAGACAAAATGGCCTCCCCACACTTACCTGGTAAGTGATGTCTGGCCTTGCAGCTTCAGAGCCGCCCCCAAATCCTCCAGTCATGGCATGACCAAGTGTGTGCCCCACAGCAGAGCCCACAGCCACACCAGCAGCTGTGGTGGCCATTTGGGCCATCAGGCCAGGCTGCCGGGGAGCAGGAGCCGCCACTGCTGATGCAGGGGCAGGTGCTGGAACAGGAGCACGTGCAGCTGGGGCTGGAGCTGCTCGCATAGGTGGTGCCCGGCTGTGAAGgcaaggggaaaaaattgcaTTTTCAAAACTGCCTGCTACTCACGGAGATGAGATTAAAACAGACTTCCCTGTTAAAAAAGCCCAGGACTTGGACATCTAAGGATACGTTCCTTATAAACAACCAAACTCTAACACCTTTTGCTCTATTGCCAATATAAGTGGAACAGAGAAGGAGAAAGCAGGATTATGAGCAGAATCATCAGATGGCTCAGATACATCTTGTAAGATGCCAacatttcagggtttttaaaaaaaaattccctagaATAAGGGAGATTTCCATAACATTTTAGCAGGAATGTCATCAACACTCAAGCAGCCAACAGAAGATGTTGCAAAACAGACAGTCTCTTTCTGCTGGTTAAATATTCACAGCCTGTTATCCACTCACTCATCAGGGCAGAGAAAACATTAAACCAGTGCAAGGATCTTGAAACTCTTTAAACAAGAGGACATGTTCCTGCTTTTTTATAACTTTAGTCTTGGCGGTGGACTGAGGGCAGATGTGAGCTCAATACCGAGGCCAAGAAGGTGTGGCCCTATAATCTTCCTAGAAAGGGGCCTGCCAAAATAACTAAAACAATTAGATCCCACTTCTACTTGCATGCATAATCTAATCAATTTCAAATAATGTAAACATTTGATAACAGCTTATCAATGCAGCTTTATGACTGTATATGCCTGTCTTGTGGCCCACCCTTTGCCAACCGGGAAGGGCAgcctacaaaaacaaatattattGGCAGAAGTTCCAACCTTCCTCCGCTCTAAGGAGCTCCCCCAAATTAAATAACTCCTCCCGTCGAAGGAGAGCCGCTTTATCtagagaagggctgcttggggaaggTTTGGATCCACCCCAGGGAAGGCTGCACCcatgctgggcccataacccgtCCCACGAATGCGCCACGCAGTCCCCGCTCCTCCCTGCCCACTCTCACCCTCCAGCGCCCCCATCCTTTTACCTGGCCGGCGGGGCCATGCGGGATGTGCGGCTTCTACTCCCACGAGGCATCGCGACGGCAGCAGGGACCTCGACTCGCTTCTCCTCTCCGGCTTCCTCGCCTCCGCTGAGACGCGCGTCGTTTTACCTTCCGCTTCCGGTCCACCCGCAACCCCTTCCCCCGCTTTCTCCTCAAGGTCACCGGCAAACAGCTCCCCCTCGCGCCCACTGCGCCTGCGCACGCTTGAACCACGCCATAATATGGACTCCGTCGTTAGCTACAGAGGAAGTGACGTATGCACCCCGCCCCTGTCAGAAGCAGGCGGGACGAGGGCAGTGACGGGACAGTAGGCGGGGCTTGGCTGCCTTCCCCGTTGGAAATGGGCGGGGCTGCGCCGGAGAAGAACGGCAGGAAGGTTATGGCTTGGAATTTTCAGGGGGAAAGGACTCAGTCGTGAGGGGAGCCCGGATTGAGAGCCAACTTTAGATTTCTTAACCTTTGCTTCCTCCTAGTGTGGCTTCAGTAGGGCAGGAACGCAAGCAAAGCTTTCTCTGCTGCAATCAGGCTTGCAGGGTGTAATGTGCCAGTGGTGGTATTTGAACAAGCATGTATGCATTCCTGTGTTTAAATTAAACAATGTTTCTGGTCCCCAAGGGTAAGAAGCCCAGGGGTAGCACTGAAACATTTGATTTTGTCTCAGATTGTATACCTTGTCAATAGGGTCAGCAGGCCCTTTCCCGGCCACTAGCAGGggctgggttgccagatccaagctggGATACTCTTGGAGATTTAGAGATGGAGTCTTGGGGGGACAGGGACTTCactagggtacaatgccacagagccagCCCTCctaagcatcccttttctccaaagGCAATGATCTCTCGAGCTgtgattctaggggatccccagttcccacctggaggctggtatccccaGTATCCGCAGTTCTCAACATTCATATTTCAGATTTGTGCCTCTCTCTAGAGGAG contains:
- the CHCHD2 gene encoding coiled-coil-helix-coiled-coil-helix domain-containing protein 2 isoform X2 — protein: MPRGSRSRTSRMAPPASRAPPMRAAPAPAARAPVPAPAPASAVAAPAPRQPGLMAQMATTAAGVAVGSAVGHTLGHAMTGGFGGGSEAARPDITYQEPQTAQPAAQQSQYTPCQYEMKQFLECAQNQSDLKLCEGFSEVLKQCRFANGLA
- the CHCHD2 gene encoding coiled-coil-helix-coiled-coil-helix domain-containing protein 2 isoform X1 codes for the protein MPRGSRSRTSRMAPPASRAPPMRAAPAPAARAPVPAPAPASAVAAPAPRQPGLMAQMATTAAGVAVGSAVGHTLGHAMTGGFGGGSEAARPDITYQEPQTAQPAAQQSQYTPCQYEMKQFLECAQNQSDLKLCEGFSEVLKQCRFANGHGVFPPVERITATEFSLR